The proteins below come from a single Zhouia spongiae genomic window:
- a CDS encoding response regulator transcription factor: protein MKKRDIKILLVDDEPDILEIVGYNLSNEGYQVITAKNGSEGVAKAKKEQPHLIILDVMMPEMDGIEACEQIRKMPDLQETIITFLTARGEDYSQVAGFDAGADDYITKPIKPKVLVSKVKALLRRLKEGAETTDKVVKVGNITIDRDEYKIIQNEDEIILPRKEFELLSLLASRPGKVFKREEILDKVWGNEVVVGGRTIDVHIRKLREKIGDDHFKTVKGVGYKFVL, encoded by the coding sequence ATGAAAAAAAGAGACATTAAAATTCTTCTGGTCGACGATGAACCGGATATCCTTGAAATAGTGGGGTATAATTTATCGAATGAGGGTTACCAGGTTATTACCGCAAAAAACGGGTCGGAGGGTGTTGCGAAGGCAAAAAAGGAACAGCCTCATCTTATTATCCTGGATGTAATGATGCCTGAAATGGACGGTATTGAAGCTTGTGAGCAAATCAGGAAAATGCCTGACCTACAGGAAACAATCATTACCTTCCTGACGGCCAGAGGGGAAGATTATTCTCAGGTGGCTGGATTTGATGCCGGTGCCGATGACTATATTACCAAGCCGATTAAGCCGAAGGTGCTGGTAAGTAAGGTGAAGGCATTATTGAGAAGACTGAAAGAAGGTGCCGAGACTACAGATAAGGTTGTAAAAGTAGGAAATATTACCATTGACAGGGATGAATATAAAATTATTCAGAACGAAGACGAGATTATCTTGCCGAGAAAAGAATTTGAATTGCTTTCTCTGTTGGCATCCAGACCGGGAAAGGTTTTTAAAAGAGAAGAGATCCTGGATAAGGTTTGGGGTAATGAAGTTGTTGTAGGCGGAAGAACCATAGATGTTCATATCAGGAAGCTTCGTGAAAAGATTGGCGACGATCATTTTAAAACGGTAAAAGGAGTCGGGTATAAGTTTGTGTTATAA